From a region of the Cygnus atratus isolate AKBS03 ecotype Queensland, Australia chromosome 3, CAtr_DNAZoo_HiC_assembly, whole genome shotgun sequence genome:
- the LAMP5 gene encoding lysosome-associated membrane glycoprotein 5 → MAGGRLPGLLFILHAAARLAAEQEVENLSGLSPNPEKDIFVVRENRTTCLMAEFAAKFLVPYDVWASNYVDLITEQADIPLSRGAEMKGKCGTNESELEISWLEQAYTLKLFFLKEGHNTSRGQEAFWRLGRIQFAYDTSERTYFKDAVSPGKHTANSHRLSALVTPAGKSYECQAQQTISLISSDHQKSVQLLLSEVRIQPFDITADFVFSEEHKCPVDQREQLEETLPLILGLVLGLVIVITLCVYHIHHKLTANQVQIPRDRSQYKHMG, encoded by the exons ATGGCCGGGGGGCGCCTCCCGGGGCTGCTCTTCATCTTGC ACGCCGCGGCTCGCCTGGCTGCCGAGCAAGAAGTTGAAAACCTGTCCGGGCTCTCCCCTAACCCCGAAAAGGACATTTTCGTTGTGCGGGAAAACAGGACGACGTGCCTCATGGCGGAATTCGCCGCCAAGTTCCTCGTCCCTTACGACGTGTGGGCCAGCAACTACGTGGAT CTGATCACGGAGCAAGCCGACATCCCGCTGTCGCGGGGCGCCGAGATGAAGGGCAAGTGCGGCACCAACGAGTCGGAGCTGGAGATCTCCTGGCTGGAGCAAGCGTACACCCTCAAACTCTTCTTCCTGAAG GAGGGTCACAACACGTCCCGGGGCCAGGAGGCTTTCTGGAGGCTCGGCCGGATCCAGTTCGCCTACGACACCTCTGAGCGCACCTACTTCAAGGACGCCGTCAGCC CTGGGAAGCACACAGCCAACTCGCACCGGCTCTCTGCCCTGGTCACCCCAGCTGGGAAGTCCTACGAgtgccaggcacagcagaccATCTCCCTCATCTCCAGTGACCACCAGAAGtctgtgcagcttttgctgtctGAAGTCCGCATCCAGCCCTTCGACATCACTGCAGATTTTGTCTTCAGTGAAG aaCACAAGTGCCCAGTGGACCAGAGGGAGCAGTTAGAAGAAACCCTGCCTCTGATTTTGGGCCTGGTACTGGGGTTGGTTATTGTGATAACCCTCTGCGTTTACCATATCCACCACAAGCTCACAGCCAACCAAGTGCAAATTCCTCGTGACAGATCTCAGTACAAACACATGGGATAG